A single window of Grus americana isolate bGruAme1 chromosome 6, bGruAme1.mat, whole genome shotgun sequence DNA harbors:
- the HNMT gene encoding histamine N-methyltransferase, whose amino-acid sequence MASPMRSLLTDPARYLQSFRLFLTNSTEHQCMREFMERQLPAEIASIGNGKSTINILSVGGGAGEIDLLILSKVQARYPGVTINNDVIEPSADQISKYKERVAETSSLENVKFTWHEETAYEYESRMNAEKKSKKWDFIHMIQMLYYVEDIPATIRYFHSLLEAQAKLLIILVSGTSGWETLWKKFGSSFPLNDLCSYVSSADIRTILDSAGLKYQLHELPSYMDITSCFIEGNKDGELLLDFLTETCQFSETAPPELKRQVMEELRKPECSEKRDGKVLFNNNLSVIMIEP is encoded by the exons ATGGCATCGCCCATGAGGAGCTTGCTCACCGACCCCGCCAGATACCTCCAGTCTTTCCGCCTCTTCCTCACGAATTCGACCGAGCACCAGTGCATGCGGGAGTTCATggagaggcagctgccggccgaGATAGCGAG taTTGGAAATGGGAAGTCTACAATCAATATTCTAAGCGTTGGTGGTGGAGCAG GTGAGATCGACCTGCTGATCCTCTCAAAAGTACAAGCCAGATATCCAGGCGTCACCATCAACAACGATGTAATAGAGCCAAGTGCTGACCAAATCTCCAAGtacaaag AGCGTGTGGCTGAGACATCAAGCCTCGAGAACGTAAAGTTTACCTGGCATGAGGAGACAGCTTATGAATATGAAAGTCGAATGAATGCAGAAAAGAAGTCTAAAAAATGGGACTTCATTCACATGATCCAG ATGCTGTATTATGTAGAAGACATCCCAGCAACTATCCGCTATTTCCACAGCCTCCTGGAAGCGCAGGCGAAGCTGCTCATTATCCTGGTCTCAG GAACCAGTGGCTGGGAAACGCTGTGGAAGAAGTTTGGGTCTTCCTTCCCTTTAAATGATCTCTGCTCTTATGTTTCCTCTGCTGACATCAGAACGATACTGGATTCAGCTGGGCTGAAGTACCAGCTGCATGAGCTCCCATCCTACATGGACATAACGAGCTGTTTTATTGAAGGGAACAAGGATGGGGAGCTGTTGCTGGATTTCCTGACAGAAACCTGCCAGTTTTCTGAAACTGCTCCTCCTGAATTAAAGCGTCAGGTAATGGAAGAGTTAAGAAAGCCTGAATGCAGTGAAAAAAGAGATGGGAAGGTGCTTTTTAATAACAACCTGAGTGTAATAATGATTGAGCCATGA